One window of the Chryseobacterium camelliae genome contains the following:
- a CDS encoding winged helix-turn-helix transcriptional regulator, with protein MYTIDNKTYPCSTSVTMKFIGGKWKAVILVHLKDGAKRYNELRKLIPTITERTLSLQLKQLEDDDVINRTVYTEKPPLMVEYTLTDFGETLLPVLHEINRWGVEAAKTSKKIIRKTS; from the coding sequence ATGTATACCATAGACAACAAAACGTATCCCTGCAGTACCAGTGTGACCATGAAATTCATCGGAGGGAAATGGAAAGCGGTGATTCTGGTCCATCTAAAAGACGGAGCCAAGCGGTATAATGAGCTCAGGAAACTGATTCCCACCATTACCGAACGTACCCTGAGCCTCCAGCTGAAGCAGCTTGAGGATGATGATGTAATCAACAGGACGGTATATACAGAAAAACCACCGCTAATGGTGGAATATACGCTGACGGACTTCGGGGAGACCCTGCTTCCGGTGCTGCATGAGATCAACCGTTGGGGTGTTGAAGCGGCTAAAACATCAAAAAAAATAATCAGGAAAACTTCCTGA
- a CDS encoding RsmD family RNA methyltransferase codes for MYRIISGRWKAKKIAAPKNFDVRPTTDFAKEALFSILENTYDMQSVSVLDLFAGIGSITLEFASRGTQDVTSVEMNPKHTAFINSTAAELDMSLQVNVQRGDVFDWLKKFRNKKSFEIVFSDAPFEMEEKKYQDIISLVLNNKFLKENGVLIIEHQSRMKFSHPNLTDTRKYGNVSFSFFRPNTEDHAAMDITE; via the coding sequence ATGTACAGAATTATATCAGGCCGATGGAAGGCCAAAAAAATAGCAGCCCCGAAAAACTTTGATGTAAGGCCCACTACGGACTTTGCCAAAGAAGCTTTATTCAGCATTCTGGAAAACACCTATGATATGCAGTCGGTATCCGTACTCGACCTTTTTGCAGGAATCGGTTCCATTACCCTGGAGTTTGCCTCCAGAGGTACTCAGGATGTAACTTCAGTAGAGATGAACCCGAAACATACCGCTTTCATCAACTCCACGGCTGCGGAGCTTGACATGTCGCTGCAGGTGAATGTTCAGCGTGGTGATGTCTTCGACTGGCTGAAGAAATTCAGGAATAAAAAATCTTTTGAGATTGTGTTTTCCGATGCTCCGTTTGAAATGGAAGAGAAAAAATACCAGGATATTATTTCCCTGGTCCTGAACAATAAGTTCTTAAAAGAAAACGGCGTGCTGATCATTGAACATCAAAGCCGGATGAAATTCAGCCACCCGAACCTCACAGACACCAGGAAATACGGCAATGTAAGCTTCAGTTTTTTCAGGCCGAATACAGAAGACCATGCAGCAATGGACATAACAGAATAA
- a CDS encoding DUF3822 family protein — protein sequence MNVLNLLFTKDGLISQIARNKSILEEKSYFVDEDSPEDFIAGKLDEVLIKQRFDEIHVVSALNHFTLMPEGFSDHESGFDLIAYNAPADSGQEELMLSINRKFKVQFYYTFPKNFYKKIKDVGIPVHFNFSGEKFLNSVNNKNGKEIHINLYHNQCEFFAVDRKQVILYNNLDVSSEVDFLYFIMFTLSKLGFGINETSFYAYGETTENETFISELQKFVKNLKIVFDNLPNKNFILN from the coding sequence ATGAACGTACTCAATTTACTTTTTACCAAAGACGGACTGATCTCCCAGATTGCCAGGAACAAAAGCATTCTGGAGGAGAAATCGTATTTCGTTGATGAAGATTCCCCGGAAGACTTTATTGCCGGAAAGCTGGATGAGGTGCTGATCAAACAGAGGTTTGACGAAATCCACGTGGTTTCTGCCCTGAATCATTTTACGCTCATGCCGGAAGGATTTTCTGATCACGAAAGCGGCTTTGACCTGATTGCGTACAACGCTCCGGCAGACAGCGGCCAGGAAGAGCTGATGCTCTCCATCAACAGGAAATTTAAGGTACAGTTCTATTATACATTCCCGAAGAATTTCTATAAAAAGATCAAGGATGTCGGCATTCCCGTACACTTCAATTTTTCCGGGGAAAAATTTCTGAATTCCGTGAATAATAAAAACGGCAAGGAAATCCACATCAACCTGTATCACAACCAGTGCGAATTTTTTGCGGTCGACCGCAAGCAGGTGATCCTCTATAATAACCTGGATGTGAGTTCGGAGGTTGACTTCCTATATTTCATTATGTTTACGCTGAGCAAACTAGGTTTCGGCATCAATGAGACCAGCTTCTATGCCTACGGCGAAACGACCGAAAATGAGACCTTTATTTCAGAACTTCAGAAGTTCGTGAAGAACCTTAAAATTGTTTTTGACAATCTTCCGAATAAAAATTTCATCTTAAACTAA
- a CDS encoding Smr/MutS family protein, whose amino-acid sequence MKIGDKVSVVDEDLSGVVTSTRGNMVVFRDEYGFTHQYPWNKLVPKDDGIYENIRIIRKAEPKKVVSKKHQKNPMVLDLHFHNLVRNPGDYDSFERLFMQKEKLMDTLQFCRKNHLKRLEIVHGIGDGTLQRMVWDVLESQAGIEYYNKEILHHQSGAVMVEFH is encoded by the coding sequence ATGAAGATCGGTGACAAAGTTTCCGTAGTAGATGAAGACCTGAGCGGTGTGGTAACCTCAACCCGGGGAAATATGGTGGTATTCAGGGATGAATATGGATTTACCCATCAATATCCCTGGAATAAGCTGGTCCCGAAAGATGACGGGATATATGAAAACATCAGGATCATCAGGAAAGCCGAGCCGAAGAAGGTTGTTTCCAAAAAACATCAGAAAAACCCTATGGTACTGGATCTCCATTTTCATAACCTGGTCAGGAATCCCGGCGATTATGACAGTTTTGAAAGGTTATTCATGCAGAAGGAAAAACTGATGGATACCTTACAGTTCTGCCGCAAGAACCATCTGAAAAGGCTGGAGATCGTTCATGGCATCGGTGACGGCACGCTGCAGAGAATGGTTTGGGATGTATTGGAAAGCCAGGCAGGTATCGAATATTACAATAAGGAAATACTTCACCATCAATCCGGTGCGGTAATGGTAGAATTTCACTAA
- a CDS encoding metallophosphoesterase family protein, with amino-acid sequence MTKILLLSDTHSYMDERILSYAQQADEVWHGGDFGSMDVIEQLEKINPLKGVYGNIDDAKIRSEFPEVNRFTCEDVEVLMVHIGGYPGKYTPVAKASIAERAPKLFISGHSHILKVMFDEKNSLLHLNPGACGKQGWHRTRTMMRFVIDGAEIKDLEVIELGPK; translated from the coding sequence ATGACGAAAATCCTCCTGCTATCAGACACCCATTCCTATATGGATGAAAGAATCTTATCATATGCACAACAGGCAGATGAGGTCTGGCACGGCGGTGATTTCGGGAGCATGGACGTGATTGAGCAACTGGAAAAAATTAACCCTTTAAAAGGCGTTTACGGCAATATTGATGATGCTAAGATCCGGTCTGAATTCCCTGAGGTAAACAGGTTCACCTGTGAAGATGTAGAAGTTCTGATGGTGCATATCGGAGGATATCCCGGAAAATACACCCCGGTGGCCAAAGCATCCATCGCTGAAAGAGCACCGAAGCTATTTATTTCAGGTCATTCGCACATCCTTAAGGTGATGTTTGATGAAAAGAACAGCCTGCTGCACCTGAATCCGGGCGCATGCGGGAAACAGGGATGGCACAGAACGAGGACCATGATGCGTTTCGTCATAGACGGCGCAGAAATTAAAGACCTTGAGGTAATTGAATTAGGACCGAAATAA
- a CDS encoding serine hydrolase — MKQKLSLFFLLCCLTAFGQVDEKKLDELVRNTLKTFDVPGISVGIVKDGKVIYSKGFGVRSLTSKQPMDDQTLVGIASNSKGFTCTALAILADEGKIDWDEKVSKYIPEFQMYDPYVSQNVTVRDLVTHRAGLGLGQGDLMFFPEGGNLTVNDIVHNVRYLKPENPFRTTLDYNNIMFIVAGEVIHRVSGMSWAEFIEQRIMKPVGMNASFGSYSRARAATNKIDAHAPVDGKAVAVPHDWSETANAAGGILSNGKDMMVWADFLLNNFTTRDGKKLVSDKQIQQLWSLQIPSSVAPKNPYDTSFYGYGMGWFLSDVKGHKQVQHTGGLIGTVTQFTLIPDLKLGIVVLTNQQSGAAFNTITNTVKDAYLGIADRNWLQTYSARMQKIEAEYSKQKKEAYSVSEAFRKNKDLQPKAEQFTGKYQDVWFGDVDITRQGNTYRIDCARSPRLKGELLPYSNNSFIIKWDGRSYDADAYIIFSYDEQGKALSARLKPISDVTDFSFDFEDLDLKRK; from the coding sequence ATGAAGCAGAAGCTCTCTTTATTTTTTCTTCTCTGCTGCCTTACGGCTTTCGGGCAGGTGGACGAAAAAAAACTGGATGAATTGGTCCGGAATACGCTGAAGACCTTTGATGTTCCCGGAATCTCCGTTGGAATTGTAAAAGATGGTAAGGTTATCTATTCGAAGGGATTCGGAGTACGTTCTTTGACATCAAAGCAGCCGATGGATGACCAGACCCTGGTGGGAATTGCTTCAAATTCCAAGGGTTTTACCTGTACGGCGCTTGCGATACTGGCAGATGAAGGAAAGATCGACTGGGATGAAAAAGTATCCAAGTATATCCCGGAATTCCAGATGTACGACCCGTATGTGTCCCAGAATGTAACCGTGAGGGACCTGGTGACCCACAGAGCCGGTCTGGGCCTTGGTCAGGGAGATTTGATGTTCTTTCCGGAAGGCGGAAACCTTACCGTTAATGATATTGTGCACAATGTACGCTATCTGAAGCCTGAAAATCCTTTCAGGACCACACTGGATTACAACAACATCATGTTTATCGTGGCCGGGGAGGTAATCCACCGGGTTTCAGGGATGAGCTGGGCAGAATTCATCGAACAGAGGATCATGAAGCCGGTCGGTATGAACGCCAGTTTCGGAAGCTACAGCAGAGCCAGAGCGGCGACCAATAAAATTGATGCCCATGCTCCCGTAGACGGTAAAGCTGTTGCAGTGCCGCATGACTGGAGTGAAACCGCAAATGCTGCAGGCGGTATCCTGAGCAATGGTAAAGATATGATGGTATGGGCAGATTTCCTGCTGAATAATTTTACAACGAGAGATGGGAAGAAACTGGTTTCCGACAAACAGATCCAGCAGCTTTGGAGCCTGCAGATTCCAAGCAGTGTGGCTCCTAAAAACCCTTATGATACCAGCTTTTACGGATATGGAATGGGCTGGTTCCTCAGTGATGTCAAAGGGCACAAACAGGTACAGCATACCGGCGGCCTGATCGGAACGGTAACCCAGTTTACCCTTATTCCCGATCTGAAGCTCGGTATTGTAGTACTCACCAACCAGCAGTCGGGAGCCGCTTTCAATACCATCACCAATACCGTAAAGGATGCTTACCTTGGAATAGCCGACCGCAACTGGCTGCAGACTTATAGTGCAAGGATGCAGAAAATAGAGGCGGAGTACAGCAAACAGAAAAAAGAAGCTTACTCAGTGTCAGAAGCATTCAGGAAAAATAAAGACCTTCAGCCTAAAGCAGAACAGTTTACCGGCAAATACCAGGATGTATGGTTCGGTGATGTGGATATTACCCGGCAGGGCAATACCTACAGGATCGACTGTGCCCGTTCTCCGAGGCTGAAAGGGGAGTTGCTCCCGTATTCCAATAATTCTTTTATTATTAAGTGGGATGGCCGGAGCTACGATGCGGATGCCTATATTATTTTCAGTTACGATGAACAGGGGAAAGCACTGTCGGCAAGATTGAAGCCGATTTCAGACGTGACGGATTTCAGCTTTGATTTTGAAGATCTTGATCTGAAGAGAAAATAA
- a CDS encoding SixA phosphatase family protein, producing MKKLILVRHAKSDWPEETEDFDRPLADKGLEEASSISRFMKNREIAIDSFVSSPAVRALTTCKIFNQAYQLSIRTDEKLYNPSENNFHSVIYGLDDSHDSVAFFSHNNGISNFANSISENIFHFPTCGVAGFEIDCNSWSEFDGAAKKLLFFYEPGKI from the coding sequence ATGAAGAAACTCATCCTTGTACGACATGCGAAAAGCGACTGGCCTGAAGAAACCGAAGACTTCGACAGACCTCTGGCAGACAAAGGTTTGGAAGAAGCATCCAGCATTTCCAGGTTTATGAAAAACAGAGAAATTGCCATCGACAGCTTTGTATCCAGCCCGGCGGTCCGTGCCCTCACTACCTGTAAAATTTTCAATCAGGCATACCAGCTTTCCATCAGGACGGATGAAAAATTGTACAACCCTTCCGAAAATAATTTCCATTCGGTTATTTACGGACTGGATGACAGCCATGATTCGGTAGCCTTCTTTTCCCATAACAACGGAATTTCCAATTTCGCCAATTCCATCTCGGAAAATATTTTTCATTTTCCTACCTGTGGCGTAGCCGGCTTCGAGATCGACTGCAATTCGTGGTCTGAATTTGACGGCGCCGCCAAGAAACTCCTGTTTTTCTATGAGCCCGGGAAAATTTAG
- the ruvX gene encoding Holliday junction resolvase RuvX, translating to MGQILAIDYGKARCGIAATDDMQIIASGLETVETRFLTEFLRKYFSSHSVEGIVVGLPVDLRGNISEVETDILKFIEEFRTLFPAIPVHRFDERFTSKMASFFISQSGKNKKQRQEKGLIDKVSATIILQNFLEQRTR from the coding sequence ATGGGACAGATCCTTGCTATAGACTATGGAAAGGCACGTTGCGGCATTGCAGCAACAGACGACATGCAGATTATTGCCAGCGGGCTGGAGACGGTGGAAACCAGGTTTTTAACTGAATTCCTCAGGAAGTACTTCAGTTCCCATTCTGTAGAAGGGATTGTAGTAGGTTTGCCCGTAGATTTGAGAGGAAATATTTCAGAAGTGGAAACAGATATCCTGAAATTCATAGAAGAATTCAGAACCCTGTTCCCGGCTATTCCGGTTCACCGCTTCGATGAAAGGTTTACATCCAAAATGGCTTCGTTTTTTATTTCCCAGAGTGGGAAAAACAAAAAACAGAGACAGGAAAAAGGATTGATTGATAAAGTAAGTGCAACGATAATATTGCAGAATTTTTTAGAACAAAGAACAAGATGA
- the def gene encoding peptide deformylase yields the protein MILPIRAFGDPVLRKVAKDIDQDYPDLQVLIDNMFETMYSANGIGLAAPQVGLDIRLFVIDVSPLADDEDYEDIKDELAEFKKVFINARILEESGEEWKFNEGCLSIPDVREDVKRKETIVIEYYDENFVLHTETLSDIRARVIQHEYDHIEGILFTDHLSALKKKLVKGKLSKISQGDVSISYKMRFPK from the coding sequence ATGATTTTACCGATAAGAGCCTTTGGGGACCCTGTATTGCGGAAAGTAGCCAAGGATATAGACCAGGATTACCCGGATTTACAGGTACTGATAGATAATATGTTTGAAACGATGTACAGTGCCAACGGCATCGGGCTGGCTGCCCCGCAGGTAGGACTGGACATCCGTCTGTTCGTTATCGATGTATCTCCGCTGGCGGATGATGAAGATTATGAGGATATCAAGGATGAGCTGGCAGAATTTAAGAAGGTATTCATCAATGCCAGGATTCTGGAAGAGTCAGGAGAAGAATGGAAGTTTAACGAAGGCTGCCTTTCCATCCCGGATGTACGGGAAGATGTAAAAAGGAAAGAAACCATCGTTATTGAATATTATGATGAGAATTTCGTCCTCCATACGGAAACTTTATCGGATATCAGGGCACGCGTGATCCAGCATGAATACGACCACATTGAGGGGATCCTGTTTACCGATCACCTGAGTGCACTTAAGAAAAAGCTGGTCAAAGGCAAGCTGTCCAAAATTTCCCAGGGTGATGTGAGCATCAGCTATAAAATGAGATTCCCTAAATAA
- a CDS encoding DUF5606 domain-containing protein: protein MLLEKIISISGKPGLYKLVSQLRNGFIIEDVTTKKKVSIGNSSQVSLLDNIAMFTFDKEVPLFEVFENIAKNHEYKETISHKSGDAELKEFMTASLPNYDTERVYASDIKKLAQWYNILHKAGYITPESFVKAEPETLDPEKETAGTDNEAPKKSAAPKAEKPATPKVKATSAAKSAPKSTHTKKG from the coding sequence ATGCTGTTAGAAAAAATAATTTCAATTTCCGGAAAGCCAGGACTGTACAAATTAGTTTCCCAATTAAGAAACGGATTCATCATTGAAGATGTAACGACCAAAAAGAAAGTGAGCATCGGGAACTCCAGCCAGGTAAGCCTTCTGGACAATATTGCGATGTTTACCTTCGATAAGGAGGTTCCTTTGTTTGAAGTCTTTGAAAATATCGCTAAAAACCATGAGTATAAGGAGACTATTTCCCATAAATCTGGAGATGCGGAATTGAAAGAATTCATGACAGCTTCGCTTCCTAATTATGATACGGAAAGAGTATATGCTTCAGACATCAAAAAACTGGCTCAATGGTACAATATCCTTCACAAGGCAGGATACATCACCCCTGAAAGCTTTGTAAAAGCGGAGCCTGAAACGCTTGATCCTGAAAAAGAGACCGCAGGAACAGACAACGAAGCCCCTAAAAAGTCAGCTGCCCCTAAAGCGGAAAAGCCGGCAACCCCAAAAGTAAAGGCGACTTCAGCAGCGAAATCCGCTCCGAAAAGTACCCATACCAAAAAAGGATAA
- the mazG gene encoding nucleoside triphosphate pyrophosphohydrolase, with the protein MNTKQEKLDAFGRLLNIMDDLREKCPWDQKQTLESLRHLTLEETYELSDAILQNDLNEIKKELGDVLLHLVFYAKIGSEKKSFDIADVINSLNEKLIFRHPHIYGDTEVKDEEEVKQNWEKLKLKEGNKSILGGVPKSLPSMVKAYRIQDKVKGIGFEFHDAEDAWKKVDEEIKEFHDEKDPVKKEEELGDVFFSLINYARISGLNPDSALERTNIKFISRFQKMEQLAREDGLKLADLSLEEMDVLWEKAKRQL; encoded by the coding sequence ATGAATACCAAACAGGAAAAACTGGACGCTTTCGGAAGATTGCTGAATATTATGGATGACCTGCGTGAAAAATGCCCGTGGGACCAGAAACAGACGCTGGAGTCATTACGCCACCTGACGCTGGAAGAAACCTATGAATTGTCTGATGCCATCCTGCAGAACGACCTCAATGAAATCAAAAAAGAGCTGGGCGATGTCCTGCTTCACCTTGTTTTTTATGCCAAGATAGGCTCTGAAAAGAAGAGTTTCGATATAGCGGATGTGATCAATTCCCTTAATGAGAAGCTCATTTTCCGCCATCCCCATATCTACGGTGACACTGAAGTGAAGGATGAGGAAGAGGTAAAGCAGAACTGGGAAAAACTTAAGCTTAAAGAAGGAAACAAATCCATTCTGGGAGGAGTTCCGAAAAGCCTTCCGAGCATGGTCAAGGCGTACAGGATCCAGGATAAGGTAAAAGGCATCGGTTTTGAATTTCATGACGCGGAAGATGCGTGGAAAAAAGTGGATGAAGAAATTAAGGAGTTCCATGATGAAAAAGATCCCGTTAAAAAGGAGGAAGAGCTGGGCGATGTATTTTTCTCGCTCATCAATTATGCCAGGATTTCCGGCCTCAATCCCGATTCTGCGCTGGAAAGGACCAATATCAAATTTATTTCAAGATTCCAGAAGATGGAACAGCTTGCCCGGGAAGACGGTCTGAAGCTGGCTGATCTTTCTCTTGAAGAAATGGATGTACTCTGGGAAAAAGCCAAACGCCAGCTGTAG